In the genome of Streptococcus oralis, one region contains:
- the aroA gene encoding 3-phosphoshikimate 1-carboxyvinyltransferase — MKLKTNIRHLHGSIRVPGDKSISHRSIIFGSLAEGETKVYDILRGEDVLSTMQVFRDLGVEIEDKDGVITIQGVGMDGLKAPQNALNMGNSGTSIRLISGVLAGADFEVEMFGDDSLSKRPMDRVTIPLKKMGVSISGQTERDLPPLRLKGTKNLRPIHYELPIASAQVKSALMFAALQAQGESVIIEKECTRNHTEDMLQQFGGHLSVDGKKITVQGPQKLTGQKVVVPGDISSAAFWLVAGLIVPDSRVVLQNVGINETRTGIIDVIRAMGGKLEITEIDPIAKSATLTVESSDLKGTEIGGALIPRLIDELPIIALLATQAQGVTVIKDAEELKVKETDRIQVVADALNSMGADITPTADGMIIKGKSRLHGARVNTFGDHRIGMMTSIAALLVTDGEVELDRAEAINTSYPSFFDDLETLIHG, encoded by the coding sequence ATATTCTGCGTGGAGAGGATGTGCTCTCAACCATGCAGGTTTTTCGTGACCTTGGTGTAGAGATTGAGGATAAAGACGGTGTCATTACTATTCAAGGTGTTGGAATGGATGGCTTAAAAGCTCCGCAGAACGCCTTGAACATGGGGAATTCTGGCACCTCGATTCGCCTGATCTCGGGTGTCCTTGCTGGTGCAGACTTCGAAGTAGAGATGTTTGGAGATGATAGTCTTTCTAAACGCCCTATGGATCGCGTGACAATTCCACTGAAAAAAATGGGTGTCAGCATTTCAGGGCAAACAGAGCGAGACCTGCCCCCTCTTCGCTTAAAAGGGACGAAAAATTTAAGACCGATTCATTATGAGTTGCCAATCGCCTCTGCCCAAGTCAAGTCCGCCTTGATGTTTGCAGCCTTACAGGCTCAGGGGGAGTCCGTTATTATCGAGAAAGAATGTACTCGTAACCACACCGAAGATATGCTTCAGCAATTTGGTGGTCATTTAAGTGTGGATGGCAAGAAAATTACAGTCCAAGGACCACAAAAACTTACCGGACAAAAGGTAGTTGTGCCAGGAGATATTTCCAGTGCAGCCTTTTGGTTGGTCGCAGGTTTGATTGTGCCAGATTCTCGTGTGGTGCTGCAGAATGTGGGCATCAATGAAACGCGTACTGGTATTATTGATGTCATTCGTGCCATGGGAGGAAAACTAGAAATAACTGAAATTGATCCAATCGCTAAATCAGCAACCCTGACTGTCGAATCTTCAGACCTGAAAGGAACAGAGATTGGTGGAGCCTTGATTCCCCGCTTGATTGATGAATTGCCTATTATTGCCCTTCTAGCGACACAAGCGCAAGGTGTAACGGTCATTAAGGATGCTGAGGAACTCAAGGTTAAGGAAACCGATCGCATTCAGGTGGTGGCAGATGCCCTAAATAGCATGGGAGCGGATATCACCCCCACAGCAGATGGGATGATTATCAAAGGGAAATCAAGACTTCATGGCGCTAGAGTTAATACGTTTGGTGACCATCGAATCGGAATGATGACTTCCATTGCAGCCCTCTTAGTAACAGATGGAGAAGTGGAACTTGACCGTGCAGAAGCCATCAATACCAGCTATCCTAGCTTCTTTGATGATTTGGAGACCTTGATTCATGGCTAA
- a CDS encoding shikimate kinase has product MAKVLLGFMGAGKSTIARGLDPDYIDMDTLIEERLGMSIANFFAEKGEEAFRQVESEVLADLLKTDHVVSTGGGVVISQKNRDLLKTNPDNIYLKADFETLYQRIAADKDNQRPLFLNKSKEELAAIFHERQAWYEEVASQVLDVTKLSPEEIIEELR; this is encoded by the coding sequence ATGGCTAAGGTATTACTCGGATTTATGGGGGCAGGCAAGTCGACAATCGCTAGAGGATTGGACCCAGACTACATCGATATGGATACTTTAATCGAGGAACGTTTGGGCATGTCCATTGCGAATTTTTTCGCTGAAAAGGGAGAAGAGGCCTTTCGTCAAGTAGAGTCAGAAGTCCTAGCTGACTTATTAAAAACAGATCACGTTGTGTCAACTGGCGGAGGAGTTGTCATTTCTCAGAAAAATCGCGACTTGCTCAAAACCAATCCTGATAACATCTATCTAAAAGCCGATTTTGAAACTCTCTACCAACGTATCGCAGCTGATAAGGACAATCAGCGCCCGCTTTTTCTTAACAAAAGCAAGGAAGAACTAGCAGCTATTTTCCATGAAAGACAAGCTTGGTATGAGGAAGTAGCCAGTCAAGTTCTGGATGTGACCAAGTTAAGTCCAGAGGAAATTATAGAGGAACTGAGATGA
- the pheA gene encoding prephenate dehydratase yields MKIAYLGPKGSFSHHVVQTAFPKEQLQAFANITDVIKAYEQGLVDYSVVPVENSIEGSVHESLDYLFHQARIQAVAEIVQPIHQQLMVVPGQSKIEKIFSHPQALAQGKKFIDKHYPEAKIEVTASTAYAARFISEHPDQPYAAIAPRTSAEEYGLELIAEDIQEMEANFTRFWVLGAEIPKIPLNSQAEKMSLALTLPDNLPGALYKALSTFAWRGIDLTKIESRPLKTALGEYFFIIDVDYSDKELFHFARQELEAIGIQHKILGTYPIFTITDLEKESQ; encoded by the coding sequence ATGAAAATTGCCTATCTAGGTCCCAAGGGATCTTTTTCGCATCATGTTGTGCAGACAGCTTTTCCCAAAGAGCAATTGCAGGCTTTTGCCAATATCACAGATGTCATCAAGGCCTATGAACAGGGCTTGGTGGACTATTCTGTGGTGCCAGTTGAAAATTCTATTGAGGGTAGCGTTCATGAAAGTTTGGATTATCTTTTTCATCAGGCTCGCATCCAAGCAGTTGCAGAAATCGTTCAGCCCATTCACCAGCAGTTGATGGTGGTTCCAGGTCAGTCAAAAATTGAGAAAATTTTTTCTCATCCTCAGGCTCTGGCTCAAGGAAAGAAATTCATCGACAAACACTATCCAGAAGCCAAAATTGAGGTAACAGCCAGTACCGCCTATGCGGCCCGCTTTATCTCGGAACATCCAGACCAGCCTTATGCAGCTATTGCTCCTAGAACTTCAGCTGAAGAATATGGATTGGAGCTGATAGCAGAAGATATCCAAGAAATGGAAGCCAATTTCACGCGTTTTTGGGTGTTAGGGGCAGAGATACCGAAGATTCCTTTGAACTCACAAGCTGAAAAAATGAGTTTGGCCTTGACCTTACCAGACAACTTACCTGGTGCTCTTTACAAGGCACTTTCGACCTTTGCTTGGAGAGGGATTGATTTAACAAAGATTGAAAGTCGCCCTCTTAAAACAGCCTTGGGTGAATACTTTTTCATTATCGATGTAGACTATAGTGACAAAGAACTGTTTCATTTTGCCAGACAAGAACTAGAAGCTATTGGAATCCAACATAAGATACTGGGAACTTACCCGATTTTTACCATAACTGATTTAGAAAAGGAGAGTCAATGA
- a CDS encoding LicD family protein, with amino-acid sequence MSERVLSLEEIKQVELDILKYLHELCEKHQIKYFIDFGTLLGAVRHKGFIPWDDDTDISLARDEFEKLYKVLKNENHPYYKLISFRETKGYPYSYLRVHDIRTRRDANLLDPTVVLGTCVDIFPYDGVVTEESDCKKMKLYKHFIRLSSLNFKGIKSENGGIKNLPRYIGSAIFRLSSPQTWNQKLENLALKYSVNQATDLTCTIFDPSFPEGIKKEWLYDLIDMPYENIVVKAPRKYHEILVYEFGADYMTPPPVEQQIPGTDKNYWID; translated from the coding sequence ATGTCTGAGAGAGTTTTAAGTCTTGAAGAAATAAAACAAGTGGAGTTGGATATTTTAAAGTATCTACATGAACTATGTGAAAAGCATCAGATTAAATATTTTATTGATTTTGGAACCTTACTAGGAGCTGTCCGCCATAAAGGATTTATCCCTTGGGATGATGATACGGATATTTCTTTGGCGCGAGATGAATTTGAAAAGCTTTATAAGGTTTTAAAAAATGAGAATCATCCCTACTACAAATTGATTTCATTTAGGGAGACAAAAGGCTATCCTTACAGTTATCTACGTGTTCATGACATTAGAACACGTAGAGATGCCAATCTTCTGGACCCGACAGTCGTATTGGGAACTTGCGTTGACATTTTTCCATACGATGGTGTCGTGACGGAGGAAAGTGATTGTAAGAAAATGAAGCTCTACAAACATTTCATCCGCCTTTCTTCTCTGAATTTCAAAGGAATTAAATCAGAAAATGGAGGGATAAAAAATCTGCCTCGCTATATTGGATCGGCTATTTTTCGCCTAAGTTCTCCACAAACTTGGAATCAAAAATTAGAGAATCTTGCTTTGAAATATAGTGTAAATCAAGCTACAGATCTTACCTGTACGATATTTGATCCAAGTTTTCCAGAGGGAATCAAAAAAGAATGGCTCTATGATCTGATTGATATGCCATACGAAAACATCGTAGTGAAAGCTCCGAGAAAATACCATGAAATTCTTGTCTACGAATTTGGAGCAGATTATATGACTCCACCGCCTGTTGAACAACAGATTCCAGGAACTGATAAGAATTATTGGATTGATTAG
- a CDS encoding glycosyltransferase family 2 protein, with protein MMGEKISVIVPVYNVEAYLERCVESILQQTYANFELILINDGSTDSSGLICDHLASQYENIKVYHIENAGVSNARNMGIQLATGAWITFIDSDDFVTQDYLATLASAVEGENIGFVIAPLHHIKNGIVTDLPPHSGKTELWSTEETMKELLMTTRTSFFPVAKLFKRDLLADEKFNTNYHLAEDALFLTELLLKTRCSSVFIDKPVYYYDHREGSATTSVNQHVFDTIEVYQQIIAQVSQAFPDLKPELKNRECWSYITVYDKIIFTSREEYQKEKAELRTWIVQHRREIWKDAYFTTFRKVAILSLVISPWLYKKIVGLKN; from the coding sequence ATGATGGGAGAAAAAATTAGCGTTATTGTTCCAGTCTACAATGTAGAAGCCTATCTGGAGCGATGTGTAGAGTCGATTCTTCAACAAACTTATGCCAATTTTGAACTAATTCTGATCAATGATGGTTCTACTGATTCCAGTGGACTGATCTGTGATCACTTAGCATCTCAGTATGAGAATATCAAGGTTTATCATATCGAAAATGCTGGAGTTTCAAATGCTAGAAATATGGGAATTCAGCTGGCGACTGGTGCTTGGATTACCTTTATTGATAGCGATGATTTCGTTACCCAGGATTACCTAGCTACTTTAGCTAGTGCAGTTGAGGGGGAAAATATAGGCTTTGTAATTGCTCCTCTGCACCATATTAAAAATGGCATTGTAACAGACCTACCTCCACATTCTGGAAAAACAGAACTCTGGTCAACAGAAGAAACCATGAAGGAACTACTGATGACTACCAGAACATCATTTTTTCCAGTTGCAAAACTGTTTAAGAGAGACCTGCTTGCGGATGAAAAGTTTAATACAAATTATCACCTAGCTGAAGATGCCTTATTTTTAACTGAATTGCTACTAAAGACAAGATGCAGTAGCGTATTTATTGATAAACCTGTTTATTATTATGATCATCGTGAGGGAAGTGCAACAACATCTGTTAACCAGCATGTATTTGACACGATAGAAGTTTATCAGCAAATAATTGCTCAAGTTTCACAAGCTTTTCCTGATTTAAAACCTGAATTAAAAAATAGAGAATGTTGGTCGTACATCACAGTTTACGATAAAATTATCTTTACTTCACGTGAAGAGTATCAAAAGGAGAAAGCCGAGCTGAGGACTTGGATTGTTCAGCACCGACGCGAAATATGGAAGGATGCTTATTTCACTACTTTTCGCAAGGTAGCGATCCTTTCACTTGTCATTTCTCCATGGCTATATAAGAAAATTGTTGGATTAAAAAACTAA
- a CDS encoding LicD family protein, producing MNFSKMDEYFEKSKLWIAYLFVFISILSMSSLVYKIANPLYKGLSAIVVLYICYTLLFKWKQITVDRKFLALFGLLSGSHLLSAVFNRSGHLIGNVIEILFMVTYVLLFTMLQSGQLKKLFDWIAYTVQIVSFSSAIFAFGLLVSRVLILFKIGEQSYYYGVMNGRLWGIVNPNASAIFSYISIILAMYLIHKGSKYSVYLKLNNVIQLVYFATMQSRGALLSLLLMIGLYSFFATRGSILKRFLTFIVAGLLITATNIGLSYVTSIYIASETATVFDLNKGQSYAETDSSVTKKNGELHLIETTPSGRTYIWKNAIKMGSAKPIFGYGVRNVPDYYTEYFSKFEIQNSLIGGNFHNIFVTIFVSSGVLGLVSFLLILGYVIKRFLTYLIVSKKNTDKLIMILFFGILFGQLFESQIMYSTNFINIIFWLAIGYGLVVCKRDEGVRYQEVTDISEIQQMELGIMEYIHEVCQKIGVKYFLAYGSLIGAVRHQGFIPWDDDMDICMLREDYEKLQDYLIANPDERYEVMSYKNNLNYVYPFMKVQDNHTYLLEEDVRIDSNMGIYVDIFPVDGYEDDADFKNKMTKLIKKRQLSCYTFKGITNTKSLLNSLIRYISVVIFYFTSTNKYVEQIDELAKTRAVADYEQVDYLIYKDMNKPVWKREWLEQVIVGTFEGKEFMIPKHYHEILTSDYGHYMQLPPLEQRVSHHDFKLWKITKSSN from the coding sequence ATGAATTTTTCAAAAATGGATGAATACTTTGAAAAATCAAAACTATGGATTGCATATCTGTTTGTTTTCATTTCGATTTTAAGTATGAGTTCACTGGTTTATAAGATAGCAAATCCCCTCTATAAGGGATTGTCAGCGATTGTAGTGCTTTATATTTGCTACACATTGTTGTTTAAGTGGAAACAGATTACAGTAGATCGAAAATTTTTGGCCTTATTTGGCTTGTTATCTGGGAGCCACCTACTATCGGCAGTATTCAATCGCTCCGGACATTTGATTGGGAATGTGATTGAAATCCTCTTCATGGTAACCTATGTTTTATTATTTACCATGTTACAATCAGGGCAACTTAAAAAATTATTTGACTGGATTGCTTATACGGTTCAAATTGTATCTTTTTCTTCCGCAATTTTTGCGTTTGGTTTATTAGTAAGTAGAGTCCTTATCCTATTTAAAATTGGCGAGCAATCTTATTATTATGGTGTCATGAATGGACGTCTATGGGGAATTGTTAATCCTAATGCTAGTGCGATATTTTCATACATTAGCATTATTTTGGCCATGTATTTGATCCATAAAGGAAGTAAATATTCTGTTTATCTTAAACTGAACAATGTGATTCAGTTAGTTTACTTCGCTACAATGCAAAGTCGGGGAGCCTTACTTTCTTTACTTCTCATGATTGGACTCTATAGTTTCTTTGCTACTAGAGGAAGTATCCTTAAACGATTCCTCACTTTTATAGTTGCTGGTTTGCTTATTACTGCAACTAATATTGGATTGAGCTATGTAACCTCAATCTATATCGCATCTGAAACTGCGACTGTTTTTGACTTAAACAAAGGACAGTCCTACGCTGAGACAGATTCGTCTGTTACCAAGAAGAATGGTGAACTCCATCTGATTGAAACAACACCAAGTGGTAGAACCTATATCTGGAAAAATGCTATCAAGATGGGAAGTGCCAAACCAATTTTTGGTTATGGTGTACGGAATGTTCCAGATTACTATACAGAATATTTCAGTAAATTTGAGATTCAAAACTCCCTTATTGGTGGGAATTTCCATAATATTTTTGTGACCATATTTGTCAGTTCGGGAGTTCTAGGCTTGGTATCCTTCCTTCTTATATTGGGTTATGTCATCAAGCGCTTTTTAACGTATTTGATTGTGTCCAAGAAAAATACTGATAAATTGATTATGATCCTTTTCTTTGGTATCTTGTTTGGTCAATTATTTGAGAGTCAGATTATGTATTCAACCAACTTTATTAATATCATCTTCTGGTTAGCAATTGGCTATGGACTCGTAGTCTGCAAACGGGATGAAGGAGTTCGGTACCAAGAAGTAACAGATATCAGTGAAATTCAACAGATGGAACTTGGAATCATGGAATATATTCATGAAGTTTGTCAGAAAATTGGGGTCAAGTATTTCTTAGCATATGGAAGTCTAATTGGTGCTGTTCGCCATCAAGGTTTTATCCCTTGGGATGATGATATGGATATCTGCATGCTAAGAGAAGATTATGAGAAGTTGCAAGATTACCTTATCGCTAACCCTGATGAACGTTACGAGGTTATGTCTTATAAAAATAATCTCAACTATGTCTATCCTTTTATGAAAGTGCAGGATAACCATACCTACTTGCTCGAAGAAGATGTACGAATTGATTCCAATATGGGAATTTATGTGGATATTTTCCCTGTAGATGGTTATGAAGATGATGCAGATTTTAAAAACAAAATGACAAAACTCATAAAGAAACGTCAATTGAGTTGTTACACTTTTAAAGGAATTACTAATACAAAAAGTCTACTGAATTCTTTGATCCGTTATATCTCTGTTGTCATTTTCTATTTCACAAGTACGAATAAGTATGTTGAGCAAATTGATGAGCTTGCTAAAACTAGAGCAGTTGCTGACTACGAGCAAGTTGACTATTTGATTTACAAGGATATGAATAAGCCAGTTTGGAAACGTGAGTGGTTAGAACAAGTGATTGTGGGAACATTTGAAGGTAAGGAATTTATGATTCCAAAACACTACCATGAAATTTTGACCTCTGACTATGGGCATTACATGCAATTGCCCCCTCTTGAACAGAGAGTATCTCACCATGATTTTAAACTGTGGAAAATCACTAAAAGTTCTAATTAA
- a CDS encoding LCP family protein: protein MSKENPLSHHEQLRYDYLFKNIHYLNDRERREFDYLKRKMDGGFPSNEGEREKNLGKDIGIPQYSNQSRSNRHQKFPSLPKVKKKKPRKFFKRLLIWLLLLITCVAAGMIIMFLRGFQSATSTNKSADAKAAQVEVFNGQDTKDGVNILVMGTDGRIGQNSAETRTDTIMVLNVSGSDKKIKLVSFMRDNLVYIDGYSQIVNGKKQTDNKLNVAYELGEQEGQKGAEMVRKVLKDNFDLDIKYYALVDFQAFATAIDTLFPDGVTIDAKFSTLNGQPLTEATVGDDLHATETESPTQTIRAGKQQMNGSTLLNYARFRDDDEGDYGRTKRQQQVMSAVLEQIKDPTKLFTGSEALGKVFGMTSTNLPYTFLLTNGLSVIEGAQNGIERLTVPELGDWVDAYDVYGGQGLLVDQNKYRTKLAQMGLR from the coding sequence ATGAGCAAAGAAAATCCTTTAAGTCATCACGAGCAGTTACGTTATGACTATCTCTTCAAGAATATTCATTATCTAAATGACCGTGAACGGAGGGAGTTTGACTATCTGAAAAGAAAAATGGACGGTGGATTTCCCTCTAATGAAGGTGAAAGGGAAAAAAATTTAGGGAAGGATATTGGGATTCCACAGTATTCCAATCAAAGTCGCTCGAATAGACATCAGAAATTTCCCTCTCTTCCAAAAGTGAAAAAGAAGAAACCAAGAAAATTTTTCAAACGACTTCTAATTTGGCTTTTACTGTTGATAACCTGTGTGGCTGCGGGCATGATTATTATGTTCCTTCGCGGTTTCCAGTCAGCAACTTCTACCAATAAGTCAGCTGATGCAAAAGCAGCTCAAGTAGAGGTCTTTAATGGTCAGGATACTAAAGATGGGGTGAATATCCTAGTCATGGGGACAGATGGTCGGATTGGTCAAAATAGTGCAGAAACTCGCACAGACACGATTATGGTGTTGAATGTTAGTGGTTCGGATAAGAAAATCAAGCTAGTCAGCTTCATGCGTGACAACCTAGTCTATATTGATGGCTACAGCCAGATTGTGAATGGCAAGAAACAAACGGATAATAAACTAAATGTTGCCTATGAACTTGGGGAACAAGAAGGGCAAAAAGGGGCAGAAATGGTCCGCAAGGTTCTAAAAGATAATTTTGATTTGGACATTAAGTACTATGCCCTAGTAGATTTCCAAGCCTTTGCAACTGCTATTGATACGCTATTTCCTGATGGAGTGACTATAGACGCTAAGTTTTCAACGTTAAATGGCCAGCCTCTAACAGAAGCTACAGTTGGAGATGACCTTCATGCAACAGAAACGGAATCACCAACTCAAACGATTCGTGCTGGCAAGCAACAAATGAATGGCTCAACCTTGCTTAACTATGCCCGTTTCCGTGACGATGATGAAGGAGACTATGGTCGTACCAAACGTCAGCAGCAAGTCATGTCAGCTGTTCTTGAGCAAATCAAAGATCCAACCAAACTCTTTACAGGATCAGAAGCACTTGGAAAAGTTTTTGGAATGACTTCAACCAATCTACCTTATACTTTCCTACTGACTAATGGTTTGTCAGTTATCGAAGGCGCACAGAATGGTATCGAAAGACTCACAGTGCCAGAACTTGGCGATTGGGTGGATGCTTATGATGTCTACGGAGGACAAGGTCTACTTGTCGACCAGAACAAATACCGGACTAAACTCGCCCAGATGGGCTTGAGATAA
- a CDS encoding LicD family protein: MSDLKAIQARSLEMAEYFVAFCKEHNLLCYLCGGGAIGALRNKGFIPWDDDLDFFMPRKDYEKLAELWPRYADERYFLSKSHKDFVDRNLFITIRDKETTCIKPYQQDLDLPHGLALDVLPLDYYPKNSSERKKQVRWALIYSLFCAQTVPEKHGAVMKWGSRILLGLTPKSLRYRIWKKAEKEMTKYSLTESDGITELCSGPGYMRNKYPIASFEDNLFLPFEGTEMPIPVGYDAYLSTAFGDYMTPPPADKQVPHHDAIIADMDKSYTEYKGEYGA; encoded by the coding sequence ATGAGTGATTTGAAAGCGATTCAGGCTCGTAGTCTGGAAATGGCTGAATATTTCGTCGCATTTTGTAAAGAACATAATTTGTTGTGCTATCTCTGTGGTGGAGGAGCGATTGGTGCCCTTCGTAATAAGGGCTTCATTCCTTGGGATGATGACCTAGATTTTTTCATGCCTCGCAAGGACTATGAAAAATTAGCAGAACTATGGCCTCGTTATGCAGATGAGCGTTATTTCTTGTCAAAGAGTCACAAGGATTTTGTAGACCGTAACCTTTTTATTACCATTCGTGATAAGGAAACGACCTGTATCAAGCCTTATCAACAGGATTTGGACTTGCCTCATGGATTGGCTTTGGATGTTTTGCCTTTAGATTATTATCCTAAAAATTCATCTGAGCGCAAGAAACAAGTTCGTTGGGCCTTAATCTATTCACTCTTTTGCGCCCAAACTGTCCCAGAAAAGCATGGTGCAGTTATGAAATGGGGAAGTCGTATTTTACTCGGTTTAACTCCTAAGTCTCTACGCTATCGCATTTGGAAAAAAGCTGAAAAAGAAATGACTAAGTATAGTCTGACTGAGAGCGATGGAATCACGGAATTATGCTCAGGTCCCGGCTACATGCGAAACAAGTACCCAATCGCTTCCTTTGAAGACAATCTCTTCTTGCCATTTGAAGGAACAGAGATGCCTATTCCAGTTGGCTATGATGCCTATCTCAGCACTGCTTTTGGGGATTATATGACGCCACCACCAGCAGACAAGCAGGTACCGCATCATGATGCCATTATAGCAGACATGGACAAGAGTTACACAGAGTATAAGGGAGAATATGGGGCATGA